A region of Solibacillus isronensis DNA encodes the following proteins:
- a CDS encoding NAD(P)/FAD-dependent oxidoreductase, producing MYDVIVIGGGPSGLMAAIAAAEQNKKVLLLEKGSKLGKKLAISGGGRCNVTNRLSAEEIIKHIPGNGRFLYSPFTVYNNEDIIAFFEGLGVALKEEDHGRMFPVSNRAQDVVDALVNEMKRLKVEVRLHTAVNKLLMDDEKIYGVRLESGEEIRTHAVVVAVGGKAVPQTGSTGDGYPWAEHAGHTVTTLYPTEVPVTSKEPFIQSRELQGLALRDAAVSVLNKKGKVLVTHQMDMLFTHFGLSGPAILRCSQFIVKEQLKSGSAPVQVRIHSLPEYNEETCFQMLNKTIKEEPKKAVKNLWKSLVPERWLLFLMERASIDAQLTGIELSQEKIRNFARELVAFTMDVHGTQPIEKAFVTGGGVSVKEIEPKTMASKKKQGLYFCGEILDIHGYTGGYNITSALVTGRIAGMSAGQQ from the coding sequence ATGTATGATGTAATTGTAATAGGAGGCGGTCCATCAGGATTGATGGCAGCAATCGCCGCAGCCGAGCAAAACAAAAAAGTGCTCCTTCTTGAAAAAGGCTCAAAACTTGGAAAGAAATTGGCCATATCAGGCGGTGGCCGTTGTAACGTAACAAATCGACTATCAGCGGAAGAAATCATTAAACATATTCCCGGCAATGGACGCTTTTTATATAGCCCCTTTACCGTTTATAATAATGAAGATATTATTGCGTTTTTTGAAGGACTTGGTGTGGCATTAAAGGAAGAAGATCACGGGCGTATGTTCCCTGTATCCAACCGCGCACAAGATGTCGTTGATGCGCTTGTCAATGAAATGAAACGATTAAAAGTAGAAGTCCGTTTACACACGGCCGTTAATAAATTGCTCATGGATGACGAAAAAATATATGGTGTGCGTTTGGAGAGCGGTGAAGAAATCCGTACACATGCAGTTGTTGTAGCAGTCGGTGGTAAGGCTGTTCCTCAAACAGGGTCAACTGGAGACGGTTATCCGTGGGCAGAACATGCAGGTCACACGGTTACTACGCTTTATCCGACAGAAGTGCCGGTGACATCAAAGGAACCATTCATTCAATCGCGTGAGCTACAAGGGCTGGCATTACGCGATGCCGCTGTTTCTGTCCTGAATAAAAAAGGAAAAGTTCTTGTAACACATCAGATGGATATGCTGTTTACTCATTTCGGTTTAAGCGGTCCTGCTATTTTACGCTGCAGCCAGTTTATTGTAAAAGAGCAGCTGAAATCAGGCAGCGCACCCGTACAAGTTCGAATTCACTCATTACCAGAGTATAACGAAGAAACATGCTTCCAAATGTTAAATAAAACAATTAAGGAAGAACCGAAAAAAGCGGTGAAAAACTTATGGAAATCACTTGTTCCAGAACGATGGCTTCTATTTTTAATGGAGCGCGCAAGTATTGACGCACAGTTAACAGGCATAGAATTATCTCAGGAGAAGATTCGCAACTTTGCACGTGAGCTTGTCGCATTTACGATGGACGTTCACGGTACCCAACCGATCGAAAAGGCATTTGTTACAGGGGGCGGTGTTTCGGTAAAAGAAATAGAACCAAAAACAATGGCCTCCAAGAAAAAACAGGGACTCTACTTCTGTGGTGAGATTTTGGATATTCACGGTTATACAGGGGGTTATAATATTACTTCTGCGCTCGTAACAGGAAGAATTGCGGGTATGAGTGCGGGTCAACAGTAA
- a CDS encoding cysteine methyltransferase, whose amino-acid sequence MNNSQKNQTMLYLASDELMQTHLSCTKISNRNKDEFTFSIRVFCYVEKNNSYAKSVPLYLILGLNKQGVGMTLAVDLVNIPNVCPMQLKKIVEHLQQSPALLLIVCQQLDKIASSSSIEEAVQAKLAKHFFIENAPKGITSFTTNRQAKELYWLMHKNQMISDMDSFKLDAEGGHIAFTVQVGFKHDFIMQCYEVDCMMHMFNEDEKLGYYFELYLDQENYHHQLLYETLPDQFMDNKTFLNQVLEEMKKRNEEQYDDYLQDLIEKFTASI is encoded by the coding sequence ATGAATAATTCTCAAAAAAACCAGACTATGCTTTATTTAGCATCAGATGAGCTAATGCAAACTCATTTATCTTGCACTAAAATAAGCAATCGTAATAAGGATGAATTCACCTTTTCCATTCGTGTTTTTTGCTATGTCGAAAAAAATAACTCCTATGCGAAAAGTGTTCCATTATATTTGATACTTGGCTTAAATAAACAAGGTGTCGGCATGACTTTGGCTGTCGATTTAGTCAATATCCCAAATGTTTGCCCGATGCAATTAAAAAAGATTGTTGAACATTTACAACAAAGTCCGGCACTATTGCTAATCGTCTGTCAGCAGCTCGATAAAATTGCATCTTCTTCATCAATTGAAGAGGCCGTGCAAGCAAAACTGGCAAAGCATTTCTTCATTGAAAATGCGCCAAAAGGGATTACTAGCTTTACGACAAACCGTCAGGCAAAGGAACTGTACTGGCTCATGCATAAAAATCAAATGATTTCAGATATGGATTCATTTAAATTAGATGCTGAAGGCGGTCATATTGCATTTACTGTTCAGGTTGGCTTTAAACATGATTTCATTATGCAATGCTATGAAGTAGATTGCATGATGCATATGTTCAATGAAGACGAAAAGCTCGGCTATTATTTTGAGCTTTATTTGGATCAGGAAAATTATCATCATCAGCTACTATATGAAACGTTGCCGGATCAGTTCATGGACAACAAAACATTTTTAAATCAGGTTTTGGAAGAAATGAAAAAACGCAACGAAGAACAGTACGATGATTATTTGCAGGATTTAATCGAAAAGTTTACAGCGAGCATATAA
- the trhA gene encoding PAQR family membrane homeostasis protein TrhA: protein MTQIMMEQSGYSTKEEFWNGLTHGVAALLTIPATLLLVNKAQHQGTTLELISYIIFGISMFCLYFASTMYHSWPKHKTFLKKLDHSSIFLLIAGTYTPIVLVAIGGKLGWTIFAIQWILATIGIVLKQFFVYRFKLLSLFVYIGMGWLIIFVAKPLFAHIGIAGFATLLIGGLSYTVGTYFYKNDRIPYNHAIWHLFVMGGSVAMFFAIYLYV from the coding sequence ATGACACAAATCATGATGGAACAAAGTGGATATAGTACAAAGGAAGAATTTTGGAACGGGCTGACACACGGAGTTGCTGCATTGCTGACGATTCCCGCAACATTGCTGTTAGTAAACAAAGCCCAGCATCAAGGTACAACATTAGAGCTTATTAGCTATATTATTTTTGGTATTTCAATGTTTTGCCTGTATTTTGCTTCAACAATGTATCATTCATGGCCGAAACATAAAACATTTCTGAAAAAGCTCGATCATAGCTCAATATTTTTATTGATTGCAGGAACATATACACCGATCGTATTAGTCGCAATTGGCGGCAAATTAGGTTGGACAATTTTTGCGATTCAATGGATTTTAGCAACAATCGGTATTGTGCTGAAACAATTTTTTGTTTACCGTTTTAAATTACTGTCGCTGTTTGTTTATATCGGGATGGGCTGGCTTATTATTTTTGTTGCCAAGCCGTTATTCGCACATATAGGCATCGCAGGCTTTGCCACATTATTAATCGGCGGGCTTTCCTATACAGTCGGCACTTACTTTTACAAAAATGACCGCATTCCATACAACCATGCAATTTGGCACTTATTTGTTATGGGCGGCAGTGTCGCGATGTTCTTCGCAATTTACTTATATGTATAA
- a CDS encoding CoxG family protein, whose amino-acid sequence MAQASHSVQIPVSQEKVWAFVSQIEKWAVLVPAYKEHKELDAQTSHWTFEGNFKGLKKKVEIEIKIIEMNEPSKIKFEITGLSDNINGGGEFTAEPKDGGTYMTGTVEVTAGGLSGAVLNPAIKVLLPKVTTRLTEKIARHIQV is encoded by the coding sequence ATGGCACAAGCATCACATTCAGTACAAATCCCAGTTAGCCAGGAAAAAGTATGGGCTTTCGTAAGTCAAATTGAAAAATGGGCTGTATTAGTTCCAGCTTACAAAGAGCATAAAGAACTGGATGCCCAAACATCACATTGGACATTCGAAGGAAACTTTAAAGGCTTAAAGAAAAAAGTTGAAATCGAAATTAAAATTATCGAAATGAATGAGCCTTCTAAAATCAAATTTGAAATTACAGGGCTATCGGATAATATTAACGGCGGCGGTGAATTTACGGCCGAGCCAAAAGATGGCGGTACATATATGACAGGTACAGTAGAAGTAACTGCTGGCGGTCTTTCAGGCGCAGTATTAAATCCGGCAATTAAAGTATTATTGCCGAAAGTAACGACTCGCTTAACAGAAAAAATCGCCCGTCATATCCAAGTATAA
- the leuS gene encoding leucine--tRNA ligase, producing the protein MSFNHQQIEKKWQTFWDVNKTFKTENEMDKPKFYALDMFPYPSGAGLHVGHPEGYTATDILSRFKRMQGYNVLHPMGWDAFGLPAEQYALDTGNDPAEFTAKNIATFKRQINELGFSYDWDREINTTDPSYYKWTQWIFTKLVEMDLAYVDEVAVNWCEALGTVLANEEVIDGVSERGGHPVVRRPMRQWVLRITKYADRLVDDLVDVDWPESIKEMQRNWIGRSEGAQVKFTVANTDKNFEVFTTRPDTLFGATYCVLAPEHKLVADITTAEQKEAVEAYLEKVSLKSDLERTDLAKEKTGVFTGAYAVNPINGKQVPIWIADYVLATYGTGAIMAVPAHDERDYEFAKEFNLEIIPVLEGGDIETEAFTGDGAHINSDFLDGLNKADGIAKAIEWLVENGVGEKKITYRLRDWLFSRQRYWGEPIPVIHWEDGTMTTIPVEELPLELPKTTNIRPSGTGESPLANIEEWVNVVDPVTGKKGRRETNTMPQWAGSSWYFLRYIDPKNDQALADPELLKHWLPVDIYIGGAEHAVLHLLYARFWHKVLYDLGLVHTKEPFQKLFNQGMILGEGNEKMSKSKGNVVNPDDIIASHGADTLRLYEMFMGPLEASVAWSTNGLDGARRFLDRIWRLFVTDEGKLAAKIQDSSDTTLEKVYHQTVKKVTEDYEGIRFNTAVSQMMVFINDCYKAEVIPTEYAKGFVKLLSPIVPHIAEELWSILGHEDTITYATWPTFDESKLVDDEIEVVVQVLGKVRAKVTVAKDITKEELEKVALADSKVQEFIDGKTVVKVIVIPGKLVNIVVK; encoded by the coding sequence GTGAGTTTTAATCATCAGCAAATTGAAAAAAAGTGGCAAACGTTTTGGGATGTCAATAAAACATTCAAAACTGAAAATGAAATGGATAAGCCAAAGTTTTATGCATTGGATATGTTCCCGTATCCATCAGGTGCGGGTCTGCACGTAGGACACCCTGAAGGCTATACGGCGACAGATATTTTATCGCGCTTTAAACGTATGCAAGGCTATAATGTACTTCATCCAATGGGTTGGGATGCATTCGGTTTACCTGCCGAGCAATATGCACTTGATACAGGAAATGACCCGGCTGAATTTACGGCAAAAAACATCGCGACATTTAAACGTCAAATTAACGAACTAGGCTTCTCTTATGATTGGGATCGCGAAATTAATACAACTGACCCGTCATACTATAAATGGACGCAATGGATTTTCACTAAGTTAGTGGAAATGGATTTAGCGTATGTAGATGAAGTGGCAGTAAACTGGTGTGAAGCATTAGGTACAGTACTTGCAAACGAAGAAGTAATTGACGGCGTTTCTGAGCGTGGCGGTCACCCGGTAGTACGTCGTCCGATGCGACAATGGGTACTGCGTATTACAAAATATGCAGACCGTTTAGTCGATGATTTAGTTGATGTTGACTGGCCGGAATCAATTAAAGAAATGCAACGTAACTGGATCGGCCGTTCTGAAGGTGCACAAGTGAAATTCACAGTTGCCAACACAGACAAAAACTTCGAAGTATTCACAACACGTCCGGATACATTATTTGGCGCGACATACTGTGTATTAGCACCAGAGCATAAATTAGTAGCTGACATTACTACTGCAGAGCAAAAAGAAGCGGTAGAAGCATACTTGGAAAAAGTATCGTTAAAATCTGATTTAGAACGTACAGACTTAGCAAAAGAAAAAACAGGTGTATTTACAGGTGCTTATGCAGTGAACCCGATTAACGGCAAACAAGTGCCAATCTGGATTGCGGATTATGTATTGGCAACATACGGAACAGGTGCAATTATGGCTGTTCCTGCACACGATGAGCGCGACTATGAATTCGCGAAAGAGTTCAATTTAGAAATTATTCCGGTTCTTGAAGGCGGAGACATCGAGACTGAAGCGTTCACTGGTGACGGTGCGCACATTAACTCGGACTTCCTAGACGGATTAAATAAAGCGGATGGCATTGCGAAGGCAATTGAATGGTTAGTGGAAAATGGTGTAGGGGAAAAGAAAATCACTTACCGTCTACGTGACTGGTTATTCAGCCGTCAACGTTATTGGGGTGAACCAATTCCAGTAATTCACTGGGAAGATGGCACTATGACTACGATTCCTGTAGAAGAGCTGCCATTGGAATTACCAAAAACGACAAACATCCGTCCTTCAGGTACAGGTGAATCACCACTTGCCAATATTGAAGAATGGGTAAATGTAGTTGATCCGGTAACAGGCAAAAAAGGACGCCGTGAAACGAATACAATGCCGCAATGGGCTGGTTCATCATGGTACTTCTTGCGCTATATTGATCCGAAAAATGATCAGGCGCTTGCAGATCCAGAACTATTAAAACACTGGCTTCCAGTCGATATTTATATCGGTGGTGCAGAGCACGCGGTACTTCACTTACTATACGCACGCTTTTGGCATAAAGTGCTTTATGATTTAGGGCTTGTTCATACGAAGGAACCGTTCCAAAAGTTATTTAACCAAGGGATGATTCTAGGTGAAGGTAATGAAAAAATGTCTAAATCAAAAGGTAATGTAGTAAACCCGGATGACATTATCGCTTCACACGGTGCAGATACATTACGTTTATACGAAATGTTCATGGGTCCACTGGAAGCTTCTGTCGCATGGAGTACGAACGGTCTTGATGGGGCACGTCGTTTCCTAGATCGTATTTGGCGTCTATTCGTAACAGATGAAGGAAAGCTAGCTGCAAAAATTCAGGATTCTTCTGATACGACATTGGAAAAAGTGTATCACCAAACTGTGAAAAAAGTGACGGAAGACTATGAAGGCATTCGCTTCAACACAGCAGTTTCACAAATGATGGTCTTCATTAATGATTGCTACAAAGCGGAAGTAATTCCAACAGAATATGCAAAAGGCTTCGTGAAGCTTTTATCACCGATCGTACCGCATATTGCTGAAGAGCTTTGGTCAATTTTAGGACATGAAGACACAATTACGTATGCAACATGGCCAACATTCGATGAGTCGAAACTAGTTGACGATGAAATCGAAGTTGTTGTACAAGTTTTAGGTAAAGTACGTGCAAAAGTAACGGTTGCAAAAGATATTACTAAAGAAGAATTAGAAAAAGTTGCTTTAGCAGACAGCAAAGTACAGGAATTTATCGATGGAAAAACAGTTGTGAAAGTAATTGTCATCCCAGGTAAATTAGTTAATATCGTTGTTAAATAA
- a CDS encoding MDR family MFS transporter has protein sequence MPKQVWFLIIGTFVNTVGNSFLWPLNSIYIHDHLGKSLTTAGIVLMLNSLAGVFGNLVGGYLFDKLGGYKAILIGVVFNLISITLLTIWHDWPQYIVFLTMMGFSGGIVYPAIYAIAGSAWPEGGRRAFNSIFLANNVGVAIGPALAGIVADIKFDYVFSANLFFYAIFFVLVITTYKRFDMKGLTTKPFSGETKRRNRGPIMAISILSISLIVCWLSYSQWSATISSYTQGLGMSLSEYSLLWTINGFMIVAVQPIIRPLVTRWENKIKHQLVLGLILMSLSYIVVYFAQDFKMFAAAMVILTFGEVFFTPVIPMIANKLAPHGQEGFYQGLVNSASTIGRMIGPVFGGLMVDLYGMQILMLILSLLIVIAIIPCLVFDRTLGKEQT, from the coding sequence GTGCCGAAGCAAGTATGGTTTTTAATTATTGGCACATTCGTAAATACGGTCGGAAATTCATTTTTATGGCCTTTAAATAGTATTTATATTCATGATCATTTAGGAAAATCTTTAACTACCGCTGGAATTGTCCTTATGCTAAATTCATTGGCAGGTGTGTTTGGTAATCTAGTAGGCGGTTATTTATTTGATAAATTAGGTGGCTATAAAGCGATTTTAATTGGGGTTGTATTTAATTTGATCTCAATCACTCTGTTGACCATTTGGCATGACTGGCCGCAGTACATTGTATTTTTAACGATGATGGGCTTTAGTGGAGGGATTGTGTACCCGGCAATTTATGCGATAGCAGGGAGTGCCTGGCCAGAAGGGGGTCGACGAGCGTTTAACTCGATCTTTTTGGCAAACAACGTAGGGGTCGCAATTGGCCCGGCATTGGCAGGTATTGTTGCCGATATTAAGTTTGACTATGTATTTAGTGCGAATCTATTTTTCTATGCTATATTTTTTGTCCTTGTCATCACGACATATAAGCGTTTTGATATGAAGGGACTGACAACTAAACCGTTCTCAGGTGAGACAAAAAGAAGAAACAGGGGACCGATTATGGCGATCAGTATATTAAGTATATCGTTAATTGTCTGCTGGTTAAGCTACTCTCAATGGAGCGCGACCATTTCTTCTTATACACAAGGGTTAGGAATGAGCCTGTCCGAATACAGTTTACTATGGACGATCAACGGCTTCATGATCGTTGCAGTTCAACCGATTATCCGACCGCTTGTCACACGCTGGGAAAACAAAATAAAACATCAGCTCGTGCTTGGTCTCATATTGATGTCGCTATCTTATATCGTCGTTTATTTTGCCCAGGACTTTAAAATGTTTGCTGCAGCGATGGTCATATTGACGTTTGGGGAAGTGTTCTTTACACCGGTCATTCCGATGATTGCCAATAAATTGGCGCCTCATGGACAGGAAGGTTTCTATCAAGGGCTCGTCAATAGTGCATCTACAATTGGACGTATGATTGGACCTGTTTTTGGCGGGTTAATGGTAGATTTATATGGCATGCAAATTTTGATGCTTATATTATCACTGCTCATTGTCATCGCTATAATTCCGTGTCTGGTCTTTGATCGTACGCTAGGAAAAGAACAAACATAA
- a CDS encoding TIGR01212 family radical SAM protein (This family includes YhcC from E. coli K-12, an uncharacterized radical SAM protein.) — MTETNFPFPSDGKRYYTWNRYLRNEFGKKVYKVALDAGFDCPNRDGTVAFGGCTFCSAAGSGDFAGSKVDPIPVQFEKIKAKMENKWKDGLTMAYFQAYTNTHAPLEVLKEKFEAALACEGVMGLSIATRPDCLPDDVVEYLAELNERTYLWVELGLQTVHEKTANLINRAHDYATYVEGVNKLRKHGIRVVTHIINGLPLEDYDMMMETAREVAKLDVQGIKIHLLHLLKGTPLVKQYEKGMLEFMEKDAYIQLVADQLEIIPPEMIVHRITGDGPIDLMIGPMWSVNKWEVLNGIDAELERRGSYQGKFYKADVTK; from the coding sequence ATGACTGAAACAAATTTCCCTTTCCCGTCAGACGGGAAACGTTATTATACATGGAATCGCTATTTACGAAATGAATTCGGAAAAAAAGTTTATAAGGTTGCTTTGGATGCTGGATTTGATTGCCCAAACCGTGACGGTACGGTCGCTTTTGGCGGTTGTACATTCTGTTCGGCAGCAGGTTCAGGAGACTTCGCGGGCAGTAAAGTCGATCCGATTCCGGTACAGTTCGAAAAAATCAAAGCAAAAATGGAGAACAAATGGAAAGACGGCTTAACAATGGCCTACTTCCAAGCGTATACAAATACACATGCTCCACTTGAAGTATTAAAGGAAAAGTTCGAAGCAGCACTTGCCTGTGAAGGAGTAATGGGACTATCAATTGCAACGCGTCCTGACTGTTTGCCGGATGATGTTGTTGAATATTTGGCAGAGTTAAATGAACGTACGTATTTATGGGTAGAACTTGGACTTCAAACTGTTCATGAAAAAACGGCCAATTTAATTAACCGCGCACATGATTACGCTACATATGTGGAAGGTGTTAACAAACTGCGCAAGCATGGTATTCGTGTCGTGACACATATTATTAACGGATTGCCTTTAGAGGATTACGATATGATGATGGAAACAGCCCGTGAAGTGGCAAAGCTTGATGTACAAGGAATTAAAATCCATCTGCTGCACCTTTTAAAAGGAACACCACTTGTGAAGCAATACGAAAAAGGCATGCTGGAGTTTATGGAAAAGGATGCTTATATCCAACTCGTGGCAGATCAGCTGGAAATTATTCCGCCTGAAATGATCGTCCACCGTATTACAGGTGATGGTCCAATCGATTTAATGATTGGCCCTATGTGGTCTGTCAACAAATGGGAAGTACTGAACGGAATTGATGCGGAGCTGGAACGTCGTGGTTCTTACCAAGGGAAGTTTTATAAGGCGGATGTGACAAAATGA
- a CDS encoding class I SAM-dependent methyltransferase: protein MKLERVLQYAQTLLEMSVSEGDIAVDATAGNGHDTLFLANLVGDDGYVYAFDVQKKAVDATLHRLLDNALEHRAIVLKDGHENVANYIHKPVSAAIFNLGYLPGSNHEIVTKPNTTIQAIESLLKLLKVGGMIVLVVYHGHEGGKDERDEVIRYVSDLPQKHVHVLRYEFMNQKNDPPFIIALEKVKEFPIEG from the coding sequence ATGAAATTAGAACGTGTTCTTCAATATGCACAAACCTTATTGGAAATGTCAGTTTCCGAAGGTGATATTGCGGTCGATGCAACAGCAGGAAATGGACATGATACGCTTTTTTTAGCAAATCTCGTTGGAGATGACGGCTATGTGTATGCGTTTGACGTACAAAAGAAAGCGGTTGATGCAACACTTCACCGTCTGCTCGATAATGCACTTGAGCATCGGGCAATCGTTTTAAAAGACGGGCATGAAAATGTTGCAAACTATATTCACAAACCTGTTTCAGCAGCAATTTTCAATCTTGGATATCTTCCAGGCAGCAATCATGAAATTGTAACAAAGCCGAACACTACAATCCAGGCGATTGAAAGTTTGTTAAAGTTGTTAAAAGTGGGTGGAATGATCGTTTTAGTCGTTTATCATGGTCATGAAGGCGGAAAAGACGAGCGCGATGAAGTGATTCGCTATGTAAGTGATTTACCGCAAAAACATGTACATGTTCTGCGCTATGAGTTTATGAATCAGAAAAATGATCCCCCGTTTATCATTGCATTAGAAAAAGTAAAAGAATTTCCGATAGAGGGCTAA
- a CDS encoding pyrimidine dimer DNA glycosylase/endonuclease V encodes MRLWHTELIPFIPKSQLLAQWRELNSIFVKEDKHVLINYIYEYPKEDLYIYTQIVLEEMRARGITIRTIDKMDRYFADLRIPENYPPYSRHHNDEYLTICYYNLYEKYIRGQKDFTTEQFELLQQYYSMKK; translated from the coding sequence ATGCGTTTATGGCATACCGAGTTAATCCCTTTTATCCCGAAAAGTCAGCTTCTTGCCCAGTGGCGCGAGTTGAACAGCATTTTCGTGAAGGAAGACAAACATGTATTAATCAATTATATTTACGAATACCCGAAAGAGGATTTATATATTTATACACAAATCGTTCTGGAGGAAATGCGCGCCCGTGGCATTACGATTCGTACGATTGATAAAATGGATCGTTATTTTGCCGATCTTCGTATTCCCGAAAACTATCCGCCATACAGCCGGCATCATAATGATGAATATTTAACAATTTGCTACTACAATTTATATGAAAAATATATTCGCGGCCAAAAAGATTTTACTACAGAACAGTTCGAATTATTACAGCAGTATTATTCAATGAAAAAATAA
- a CDS encoding IS3 family transposase (programmed frameshift) — translation MTKIYFTEKQQAQLKCNPNVQAVSDKAITYTDEFKRHFIAENEKGKLPRAIFEEAGLDVELIGLERVRSSAKRWQAAYRKAGINGLQDTRKTNSGRQLERELSLEEKYARLEAKTRLLEAENELLKKPGSTRKADVEEEITIEAKIKFELIQGAIEKYKLKRMVSYLCEMMGVSRSGYYNYFDEQSAQNRATQDAADEVVKEIILKAYHFRGRKKGARQIKMTLQNQYSITYNLKRIRRIMKKYDIVCPIRKANPYRRMVKATKEHRTCPNDLKRNFKQGVVGKVLLTDITYLTYRNGKRAYLSTIKDAETNEILAYEVSNSLSLDIALDTLKKLKKHKHLVKDAFIHSDQGFHYTSPIYQALVKRLGLGQSMSRRGNCWDNAPQESFFGHFKDEANLKECETLEEVKREIKSYMTYYNYYRGQWNLKKLPPVKYRQQLQQVA, via the exons ATGACAAAAATCTACTTCACAGAGAAACAACAAGCACAATTAAAATGTAATCCGAATGTACAGGCCGTCAGTGACAAGGCCATTACCTATACAGATGAATTTAAGCGTCATTTTATTGCAGAAAATGAAAAGGGGAAATTACCAAGAGCCATTTTTGAAGAAGCGGGATTGGACGTTGAATTAATCGGTTTGGAGCGTGTTCGTTCTTCCGCAAAACGCTGGCAAGCAGCTTACCGAAAAGCCGGAATAAATGGTTTACAGGATACACGTAAAACGAATTCGGGACGCCAACTTGAACGTGAATTAAGCCTTGAAGAAAAATATGCACGTTTAGAAGCGAAAACGCGATTACTTGAGGCAGAGAATGAACTACTAAAAAAGC CTGGATCTACTCGAAAGGCAGATGTTGAAGAAGAAATCACAATTGAAGCGAAAATAAAATTTGAATTAATTCAAGGAGCCATCGAAAAGTATAAATTGAAGCGCATGGTGAGCTACTTATGTGAAATGATGGGTGTTTCCCGTTCGGGTTATTACAATTATTTTGATGAACAATCCGCCCAAAACCGGGCAACCCAAGATGCGGCAGATGAAGTAGTGAAAGAAATCATTTTAAAGGCCTATCATTTCCGAGGACGCAAAAAGGGAGCGCGCCAAATCAAAATGACACTTCAAAATCAATATAGTATCACCTACAACCTAAAACGAATTCGTCGCATTATGAAAAAGTATGATATTGTTTGTCCCATTCGAAAAGCGAATCCTTATCGACGTATGGTAAAAGCAACGAAAGAACACCGTACATGCCCAAACGACTTAAAACGGAATTTCAAACAAGGTGTAGTAGGAAAAGTGTTATTAACAGATATCACGTATTTGACGTATCGAAACGGAAAACGCGCTTATTTATCCACGATTAAAGACGCTGAAACGAACGAAATTTTAGCGTATGAAGTATCAAATTCCTTATCGTTGGATATCGCCCTCGATACATTAAAGAAATTGAAAAAACACAAGCATTTAGTGAAAGATGCCTTTATCCATTCGGATCAGGGCTTTCATTATACAAGCCCGATCTATCAAGCATTGGTGAAGCGATTGGGCTTAGGTCAGTCCATGTCACGGCGTGGGAACTGTTGGGATAATGCGCCCCAGGAATCATTCTTCGGGCATTTTAAAGATGAAGCCAATCTAAAAGAGTGTGAGACGTTAGAAGAAGTAAAACGAGAGATAAAGAGTTATATGACGTATTACAATTATTATCGAGGCCAGTGGAATTTAAAAAAACTGCCGCCTGTAAAATACAGACAGCAGCTTCAACAAGTTGCCTAG